Below is a window of Calditerricola satsumensis DNA.
CAACAACCTGCGCCTGGTTCTGCGCGGCGTGTCCGCGCTCGTGCTGCCGTCGCAGCTGGTGGCCGCCCCGGAGGCGTTTGACGGGGGAGGAAATGTGATCGATGCAGGGGGCAAACAGCGACTTGCCGCGCTGGTCGACGAGCTGGTGCACATGACCCGCCTGCTCAAGGGCCGAATTGACAAGCGCGCACACCCTTTATGAAACGCACAAGGGGGACAATCGTCGCAAAGGAGAGGAGCTGCCATGCCCGCACAACGCACCGTCCACCTGTTTCAGCCGTTCCGGATCAAAGACCTCTTGCTCCGCAACCGCATCGTCATGTCGCCGATGTGCATGTATTCGGCAACCGATGGATTTGCCAACGATTGGCATTTCATTCATTACGCCACGCGCGCCGTGGGCGGCGTGGGTCTGATCCTCGTGGAGGCCACCGGCGTCCAGCCGCATGGGCGGATCACGACGCGCTGCCTGGGGATTTGGGACGACGCCCACATTCCCGGCCTTGCCCGCATCGTGGAGCTCTGTCATGCCCACGGGGCCAAGGTGGGGATCCAGCTCGCCCACGCCGGGCGCAAGTGCGAAGTTCCCGGCCGCATTGTGGCGCCCAGCGCCATCCCCTTTGGACCGAACAGCCCGACGCCGGAGGAGCTGTCGGTGCGCGAGATTCGCGAGGTGGTCGAAAGCTTCGGCCAAGCGGCGCGGCGGGCCCGCCAGGCCGGCTTTGACGTGGTGGAAATCCACGGCGCCCACGGGTACCTGATCAACGAGTTCCTGTCGCCCTTGGCCAACAAGCGGACGGATGCCTATGGCGGTTCGCTGGAGGGTCGCGCCCGCTTCCTGATGGAGGTCATTGACGCGGTGCGCGCCGAATGGCCGGCGGACAAACCCCTCTTCTTGCGCCTGTCGGCCGTCGACTACGCCGAGGGCGGCGTCACCCTGGAGGAGACGGTGGAAGTGGCCAAGATGGCCAAGGCGCGCGGAGTCGACCTGATCGACGTCAGCTCGGGCGGGGTGGTGCCCGGCGTCACCGTGCCGGTCCATCCCGGCTACCAGGTGCCCTTTGCCGAGACGATCCGACGCGAAGCGGGCATTCCCACCG
It encodes the following:
- the namA gene encoding NADPH dehydrogenase NamA — its product is MPAQRTVHLFQPFRIKDLLLRNRIVMSPMCMYSATDGFANDWHFIHYATRAVGGVGLILVEATGVQPHGRITTRCLGIWDDAHIPGLARIVELCHAHGAKVGIQLAHAGRKCEVPGRIVAPSAIPFGPNSPTPEELSVREIREVVESFGQAARRARQAGFDVVEIHGAHGYLINEFLSPLANKRTDAYGGSLEGRARFLMEVIDAVRAEWPADKPLFLRLSAVDYAEGGVTLEETVEVAKMAKARGVDLIDVSSGGVVPGVTVPVHPGYQVPFAETIRREAGIPTGAVGLITEPKQAEEIVANGRADLVFLARELLRNPYWPLHAALELGAEIDYWPIQYLRAKPER
- a CDS encoding NAD(P)H-dependent oxidoreductase; translated protein: MAIEMAIASGHKQFKNKPVAIAACAGGGKGGINALNNLRLVLRGVSALVLPSQLVAAPEAFDGGGNVIDAGGKQRLAALVDELVHMTRLLKGRIDKRAHPL